The genomic region GGCTGTTGCATCTGCTAATGGTTCAGCACTTGCAAAAATTGGTTCAACTGTAAGTTTGTCACTTTCTCTTAATACATATACTGCTTTGCTTTGGCAAGCAATTAAGCTTGGAGTTTAATAATTAATTCCTTGCATGGCATAGACTATGTTGGCTGCTATCAAAATGGAGGTCATGACCCCTTCATTGGAAACACCGGATGAGGGTTGTATAGGTTTGCTGCGATTAGCTGCATGCTTTCCTGTTTCTCTTTCTCTTCTTAAAACGTATCTCTTATCTCTCGTATTTTAtcataatttctttttctttttcagcgATTGATTTCCACATGCCTCCAATTTGTTCTCCAATTGTTAGGCCTGGCAGACCGGCTGAGGGAGCACCAGTCGTGGCAAAGCAATTGTCAGACACTATTTTAAGGCATGCCAATTTAGATCCTTGATTGTTTATTGATGCTAAGATGCACCCTATTAAGCCTGTTAATTTACTTGTAGTTGTGACGTGTGATGCTTATCTGTGCTGTAATTCTTTAGAATGCAAAGTCTGCAATTTGTTATCTCATCTTGGTGTGGATTCAATCATTATCTTCCTTTTCTCCTCTGTATTTACTTATGATTATTGATGTGGTTAACTGGATATTTTAGCCTTGATATTGAAACTTTGAGTTCTCCCTCTTGCTTCTTACTACTTGCTGAAGCACACTGCTCAGTTTTTCTATCTAAATTTGTTGGTGGTTTCGTTTCTTTTGAATCTCTTTACACTTATAAATGTTCTGTTTCAAAAATGTTCCACTTTGAATCCTTTTCTTTCTGTTAGGTTCTCAAACAACTTGTCATGTGTAATTACAGCTCTGGCATGATCAATTTGAAGGAACTGTCCTTGGTTAGTGGAAAAGCTGCTTGGATGGCATATTTGGTACGTGATTGTGGTTTTGAAATGTCTTAATTATCTGTCTTAGGACTTTCAAATTGTGTAAGAGTTCGAACATAAGCCATCTAGTGTTCATGCAAGTTGATATGGAAATTCAAGTAATACCATAGTGCCTTTGATCTCCTTGAATATGGAAGTAACATAGTATTCTGTTTTTTCAGGACATATACTGTTTGGATGCTGATGGTGCTCTTTTTGACACTGCATTACTCTCAGCTGTTGCTGCCTTTTCTCATTGTAAGTGTTTCTCTCATTTTCATCAAACATTATAACCTTAATTCACCATGCCACTAAATATGATAATACTTGCCAAAAACAACCAACCTCTTCCATGAGAAAGAAGATTGACAATGAGAGGGAAAAGAAAATTTGTGATGGTAAAATTGCTTTGTTCTTTTTAAGAGAAAAATGTATGACTGCTTGAGGGATTCCTTTGgtgtaaattaaattaaaagtagcatttcatttatttatcaaGAGTGAGTCATAATAGGTTGACAAAATACACTTGGAACATAATGCTCCTTTTCCTTTGTTATCTTTAAGAAATTTATGATAAACCACTAAAAGCTATATCCACTTGATGCATTAACATACAAATTGATTTTATTTCAGGGTTGACATTCTGATTTTCATGCTTCTTTTAAGTGTGTGTCTGATGATCTTGGGGTTTTTGCATGAATTACTTCCTTTAGTTTTAACATAGGAAACGCATTTTCATGTACCAGCAAAAATCATCACTGCTCTATCTTGGCAATACAATGATCAGAATTTGCTTTAGGGACATGGTTTCATCTAATCCATGATTAAAGCTTTTCCTTGGGTAAACCAAAAAATTACTAAATCTCATATTAGATGAGTGATTAGTATGCATCATTCGTAGTATAAATCTTGACCAAGCTTATTGGTTATAGGGCATACTTCAATGGTAAACCCTGTTGCAAAATATCCGCAATTTATACTTTCATGATATAAGATACAAAGCAAGGTCAACCATATGTTATGGCTGTAATCTATTTACCTTTTAATTTTGCCTAGCTTGCTGTCCCATGCAAAGCCTCTTTATATTATCTGGTCTTGATATTCCCTCTGCAGCTACACTATTGATTTAATAGATTTTGTTTGGAGTGTCTAATCTAACTGTTTTTATTTTACGAAAAAAAATTCCAGTGGAAATCCCAGTGGTATCTCTCAACGATGATGGAAAGATCGTTTTATCAGAGGAACAAGGACTATCTGACAGGGAACCAGtcaataaggagaaaagaaaaattaatctGAGCAGCGTTCCGTTTTCATTGACATGTGTACTTCACAAGAACTACATTTTGGCAGATCCTACTGCCGAGGAAGAATCTATTATGGACACAATTGTAACCGTGGTTTTAGATTCATCTAGTCAACTCGTCTCGCTTCATAAACCAGGTGGAACAGTTCTAGCATATACATCAGCTATCCAGGTCAGTTGAATCTTGATGTCCCTTTTTAGGTTTTAATGATGCTTTAGCAGCATAATACATTTTAGTGCTCTCATCATGGTGTATTTTTCCCCGTTAACTTTTGAAGCCACCTTGACTCCAAGATTAGGCCTGAAGGTCATGTTCTTGTCCAAAGTTAAATAGTTTATAGAAATATAGGTTGTCATGTTCAAAGttcaaactttattttatttttcttatgatGCTTTACATTTTAGTGCTCTTATCATGGTGTATTTTTCACCGTTAACTTTAGAAGCCACCTTGACTCCAAGATTATGCCCGAAGGTCATTTTCTTGTCCAAAGGGAAATAGTTTATAGAAATATAGGTTTTCATGTTCTAAGTTCGAACTTTTTGGTGCTTTGAAGTCTTTTTTTTTATGATGTGTTTGCCATACAAATTGTTGTAAAATTAGGGTTAATATAATTTTTGTCACTAAAACTTGACAACTAGGTCCAACTTGGTACTCTTAACTTTTTTTTATTAGTCTCATAACTCGGTAGCTTTTCCTAATTTAGTCATTGAACTTTGATTCTATTAAGGTGTGATGACTTGACACTCTAATATTGTACCATGTCAGCTTTTcccaattatatatattttaggtgATTATGTGGCACAATCTCAGAGCACCATGTCATCACACTTTTAACGAAATTCAAGTTGAAGgaccaaattgataaaagttgCAAGTTCTAGGACTAAGtggacaaaaaaaattaaaataccaaAGTCAACTTAGTTGCCAAGTTCTGGAACTAAAAATTACATTAACCCTTGAAATTATATTGTTAAAATTATGGGTAATgtaatttttacccctaaactttgcaATTAAGTCCACTTTAGTATCTAAACTTTTTTTTATCCACATTAGTCTTGGGTTCCATTAAGGTGCGAGCATAACACTCTAAGATTGTGCCACTTCTTCATACAATATCCGAGTGTCTCATTATCACACTTCAATGAAAATCAACTTGCAATGACCAAAATGGAAAAAGTTGCCAAGTTCCAAAACTAACATGGGCCAAACCTAATTGCAAAGTTCGGGagctaaaaattatattaacccTTAAACTTGTACTGAACTAATGGACCAAAAGCTTGATATGAAAATAACTTTCCCGTGGATGCAGGACTGTATTGCATTAACACGGCAAAGAGTGAAGGAACTTCAAAAGATTCTAG from Gossypium arboreum isolate Shixiya-1 chromosome 1, ASM2569848v2, whole genome shotgun sequence harbors:
- the LOC108480752 gene encoding uncharacterized protein LOC108480752 codes for the protein MGLPNASGDLSTEVEVDAFRRLFPLRFYEKHLLESIRPDARPLGRARETTIALGAVASANGSALAKIGSTTMLAAIKMEVMTPSLETPDEGCIAIDFHMPPICSPIVRPGRPAEGAPVVAKQLSDTILSSGMINLKELSLVSGKAAWMAYLDIYCLDADGALFDTALLSAVAAFSHLEIPVVSLNDDGKIVLSEEQGLSDREPVNKEKRKINLSSVPFSLTCVLHKNYILADPTAEEESIMDTIVTVVLDSSSQLVSLHKPGGTVLAYTSAIQDCIALTRQRVKELQKILEEGISGMEVD